From the genome of Sporichthyaceae bacterium:
ACGTCGTGTCGCACCAGGTTGTCCAGCGCACGCTCGGCGACCGCGGCGATGGTCATCGACGGATTGCACGCCGCGGTGGTGCCGGGCATCAGCGCGCCGTCGAGCACATACAGCCCGCGTTGGCCGTGCACCCGCCCGTCGAGGTCACACACGGGGCCCAGGCATGCCCCGCCCAGCGGGTGCCAGGTGGTGGTGTCCAGCGTGGTGGTGTTCAGCAGCAGCGACGTGGCTCCGGCGATGCGGGTCAGCCGTTCGTGGATGCGCCGGGCGACTGCGGCATCCGACCCGGCCGGGAAGTCCAGCAGGGCCTCGTCCTTGCCGCTGTCGTAGCGGAAGGTGCCGCGTCCGGCGCTCACCCCGTAGCCGACGAGCATGGTGGTGCGGTCATTGCCGGGCACCGGCGGCACCGAGGCCTGGATGACCGTGGTGGCGTTGGCCGGTTCCGCCCACTCCTTGCTGGAGTAGATGACCGGGCCGCCCTGCGGCGCACCGAACGACTCGGTCAGGTCGGTCCAGGTGTAAATCTGGTCGCCGTTGGAGCCCCAGCCCGCGCCGACGCCGTCCGGTAGGTCGGTGATCTGCCCGCGCCCAGCCGCCTGCACCAGCAGCTTGGTGGTGTTCGCGCTGCCCGCGGCCAGTATCAGTGTGCGGGTGCTGATCAGCTTGGTCTCCTGCACCGTGCCGCTGGTGTCGATGCGTTCGACGTGCACGGTCCAGCCGTGGCGCTCGCGCGCGATATCGACCACGTGGTGCAGCGGAGCGACCTCGACCAACACGGTCGCCTCGGCCTGCTTCAGGTAGGTCACGTCGACGGTGTGCTTGCCGCCGTTGTTCACCCCGAGCGCGCAGTCGCCGTTGGTGTAGGACGGCTTCATGTCCCCGTGCAGCTCGCGCAACGCATACGACCAGTCGATGGGCATCGGCACCTTCTCGACGCGGTATCCCGCCGCCCGCGCGTGGCTCGCAAACAGCCGGGCCGCGGCGTAGTTGTCGTTCTCGATCAGTGCATCGGGCGCGGTGGCCAGGCCGAGCATGCGCGCCACCCGCGGGTAGTAGACACGGTCCATGCACTCGTATTCGATGCCGGCCGGGAAGGTGGCGGCGAACAGTTCGGCCGTCGGTTGCAGGCTCATGCCCTGGTAGGCCAGCGACCCGCCGCCCACGCCGGCCGCGCACATGATCGCCATGCCGGAGCCCTGCACCCGCTCCAGTAGCCCGGTGTACCGGCGCGGCGAGGTCGGCAGGTCGAAGAACAGCCCGGAGTTCATCCAGGAAGCCCGTTCGTCCAGCGAAGCGATGCCGGGGAAGGTGTTGGCGTTCGGCCCGGTGGGCCAGCGCTTGCCCCGTTCCAGCACCAGCACCGGGACGCCTGCCTGCGCGAGGCGCAACGCGGTCACCCCGCCGCCGAAGCCGGACCCGACCACCACGACGCGTCGGGTGTCTCGACTGAGCGGAATGCGGCGGGTGGCGGCCGCGGCCCGCGGCGTGCGCAGCAAGGGGGTGACGGAGGCCGCTGCGGCCAGCGTCCCCGTCAGGAATGCCCGACGGCTGTACATCGGCGGCCCCCGTTTCCCCATCCCCGACAGGGAGAAATGTCCCAACTTACAGCGTAAGTGTCAAGGCATGTGTCCGCTTTGGGAGGTATATACATTTCCTGTGCGCTACATATGAATCGGCATCCTTCGCTAGATTCAGGGACCATCGCTCTGCCTGTCGACGTTGTGATCAACATTGGCGCCGCTCCGACGCCCGCCGTCACAACTAAGGAGTGTGAATTCCATGCCTTCGCACCGTCGTCCACGCGTCCGCAGGTCCCGCATCGCCGCCGTCACCACCGGTGCCGCACTGGCCCTGAGCACTGTCGCTGCAGTCGCTCCCTCGGCCTCGGCTGCGGACAACCCCGGCGGCCCACTCGGCGCGCTGGTCGACCCGGGCGGAAAGTGGGCGCCGGCCGCCACGGCGACCGTCCACCCCGGCGTCGTCACGCTGACCAAGGACGCCCAGTGCACCGCCAACTTCATCTACACCGCCAACGGCCACACCTATCTGGGCCAGGCGGCGCACTGCTCCGGCACCGGCCAGTCCACCGATACCAACGGCTGCACCTCGAAGTCCCTCCCGCTGGGCACGCCGGTGAGCATCGTGGGTACCAACGTGGTCGGAAAGCTCGTGTACAACTCCTGGCTGACCATGCAACGTGACGGGGAGAAGGACCCGAACGTCTGCGCCTACAACGACCTGGCGTTGATCGAGATCCCGTCCGCCGCGGTGTCGCAGGTCAACCCGTCGATCCCGGTGTTCGGCGGTCCCAACGGGCTGAACACCACCGGGACGAAGGCCGGGGACCCGGTGGAGTCCTACGGCAATTCCCCGCTGCGCCACGGGATTGCCGTGCTCTCACCGAAGACCGGCGCCAGCATCGGTGACGATGGTGACGGGTGGACCCACTCGGTGTACACGCTGACTCCGGGTATCCCGGGGGACTCCGGTTCGGCGTTCCTGGATGGTTCCGGGCGTGCGCTCGGTGACCTGTCGACGTTGTCCATCGCGCCGACCCCGTTGAGCAATCAGGTCAGCGACCTGGCCCATGAGCTGGCCTACGCCCGCGCGCACTCCAACCTGAAGAACCTGCGGTTGGTGGCCGGCACCGAGAAGTTCACCGGCGCAATGCTGTAAGCGACGGCGGCGGCGGAGGTGCCTCGGGGCACCTCCGCCGTTTGCTGTTTCAGGGCGCGTCGTGGAACAGGATGCCCAGCGCGACCCGCCGTCCGCTGCGCACCACCGACACCCCGTGCCGGACCGGAGACGCCGACCAGCCGCGGGCCGAGCGCACCGGCCGATCCCGGGTGGTGAACACCAGGCCCCGGCCGCGGGGCAGCGCCAGCACCGTTGCCCGGGATTGGGCCCGCGGACGCTGCTCAACGAGCACGAACTCGCCGCCGGTGTGGTCGACCTCCGGGGTGGTCAGGTTGATCACCACCTGCAGCGGGAACACCAGGTCCCCGTACAGGTCGCGGTGTAACGCGTTCCAGTCGCCGGGGCCGTACCGCAGGATCAGCGGCGTGGGCCGGGTCTGCCCGGCGGCGTGACACTGCGTCAGCCACTCGGTGAAGTCGTCCGGCCAGGGCGTCGGGCGGCCGAGCTTGGTGTACCAGTCGCGCGCGATCGGCAGCAGCCGCGGATACAGACTGCGGCGCAACTCCGCCACAGCCGCCGGCAGTGGATTCGCGAAGTAGCGGTACTCGCCCTCGCCGAATCGGTAGCGACGCATGTCGATGGTGGACCGGAAGGCGTCGTCGCAGTCGTAGCCATCGATGAGGTGCTCGGCCTCGGTGGCGCCGAGCAACCCACCGGTCAACGCGCACCCGTGCTCGTCGAGCTCGGCGGCGATGGCGGACCAGTCGTTGTCCGCCACCCGCTCGGCGTATGCGGCGGCGCGATTCTTGGTGGCGGGGCTCATTGGTGCACCATCCCGCCCGGGTGCTCCACGGGGCTCATGCGGCGGCCTCCAGATCAAGCAACTGCCGTTTGATCTGCGCACCGCCGAGGTACTCGCCCATGCCGCCGTCGGCCCGGATCACCCGATGGCACGGGAGAAGCAACGGCAGGGGGTTGGTGGCGCACGCGGTGCCGACCGCGCGCACGGCCCTCGGGTTGTCCACGCCGGACGCGACGCCGGCGTAGCTCGCGGTGTGCCCGTAGGAGATCAGCGGCAGGTACTCGAGCACCCGTCGCCGGAAGCCGGTGGCCAGCGCCAGATCCACGGGCACGTCGAAGCGTTTCCGCTTGCCGGCGAAGTACTCCTCGAGCTGGCGGGCGAGCGGATCGAGCCGACGCGGTGCGGTGAGAATCCGCGGGCTCAGCCTGGCGGCCAGGATGGTCAGCACGTCGTCCAGACCCTCTCGTTCATAGGCGACGCGGACGGCCCCGGCCGGCGTCGCTGCCAGCAGCAGGGTGCCGACGGGGGAGTCGACGGTGCGGTAGGCGATGTCCAACAGCCCGGCGTGCTCGGCAGCCTCCGACAGCCGCACCCGCAGCGTGTCGAGATCGGCCGCGGTCGGAGCCGGGACGTTCAGCAGGTCGATGTCGTGCTTCTTGGCGTTCATCTCAATCCCTCTGTCTTGCGCAGGTTGGCGATGCCGTCGGCCGCGGCGCGGCGCGCAGCGGCTGCGGTGCCGCCGACGATCTCGGCCACCTCGCCGTAGGGCAGGCCGATCAGGTAGTGGT
Proteins encoded in this window:
- a CDS encoding 2OG-Fe(II) oxygenase — its product is MSPATKNRAAAYAERVADNDWSAIAAELDEHGCALTGGLLGATEAEHLIDGYDCDDAFRSTIDMRRYRFGEGEYRYFANPLPAAVAELRRSLYPRLLPIARDWYTKLGRPTPWPDDFTEWLTQCHAAGQTRPTPLILRYGPGDWNALHRDLYGDLVFPLQVVINLTTPEVDHTGGEFVLVEQRPRAQSRATVLALPRGRGLVFTTRDRPVRSARGWSASPVRHGVSVVRSGRRVALGILFHDAP
- a CDS encoding GMC oxidoreductase, which codes for MYSRRAFLTGTLAAAASVTPLLRTPRAAAATRRIPLSRDTRRVVVVGSGFGGGVTALRLAQAGVPVLVLERGKRWPTGPNANTFPGIASLDERASWMNSGLFFDLPTSPRRYTGLLERVQGSGMAIMCAAGVGGGSLAYQGMSLQPTAELFAATFPAGIEYECMDRVYYPRVARMLGLATAPDALIENDNYAAARLFASHARAAGYRVEKVPMPIDWSYALRELHGDMKPSYTNGDCALGVNNGGKHTVDVTYLKQAEATVLVEVAPLHHVVDIARERHGWTVHVERIDTSGTVQETKLISTRTLILAAGSANTTKLLVQAAGRGQITDLPDGVGAGWGSNGDQIYTWTDLTESFGAPQGGPVIYSSKEWAEPANATTVIQASVPPVPGNDRTTMLVGYGVSAGRGTFRYDSGKDEALLDFPAGSDAAVARRIHERLTRIAGATSLLLNTTTLDTTTWHPLGGACLGPVCDLDGRVHGQRGLYVLDGALMPGTTAACNPSMTIAAVAERALDNLVRHDVDSVI
- a CDS encoding methylated-DNA--[protein]-cysteine S-methyltransferase, with amino-acid sequence MNAKKHDIDLLNVPAPTAADLDTLRVRLSEAAEHAGLLDIAYRTVDSPVGTLLLAATPAGAVRVAYEREGLDDVLTILAARLSPRILTAPRRLDPLARQLEEYFAGKRKRFDVPVDLALATGFRRRVLEYLPLISYGHTASYAGVASGVDNPRAVRAVGTACATNPLPLLLPCHRVIRADGGMGEYLGGAQIKRQLLDLEAAA
- a CDS encoding serine protease; translation: MPSHRRPRVRRSRIAAVTTGAALALSTVAAVAPSASAADNPGGPLGALVDPGGKWAPAATATVHPGVVTLTKDAQCTANFIYTANGHTYLGQAAHCSGTGQSTDTNGCTSKSLPLGTPVSIVGTNVVGKLVYNSWLTMQRDGEKDPNVCAYNDLALIEIPSAAVSQVNPSIPVFGGPNGLNTTGTKAGDPVESYGNSPLRHGIAVLSPKTGASIGDDGDGWTHSVYTLTPGIPGDSGSAFLDGSGRALGDLSTLSIAPTPLSNQVSDLAHELAYARAHSNLKNLRLVAGTEKFTGAML